One segment of Mycolicibacterium neworleansense DNA contains the following:
- the mptB gene encoding polyprenol phosphomannose-dependent alpha 1,6 mannosyltransferase MptB, whose product MASRLSTFSSSIARWHGDERTVGSPLNPAEVVAQRRTRLFGATGTVLMAIGALGAGARPVVQDPTFGVRLLNLPSRIQTVSLTMTTTGAVMMALAWLMLGRFALGPRRMSRSQLDRTLLLWAIPLLIAPPMYSKDVYSYLAQSEIGYIGLNPYKVGPATGLGLDHVFTLSVPSLWRETPAPYGPLFLWIGESISALTGENIVAAVLCHRVVVLLGVGLIVWATPRLARRCGVAEVSALWLGACNPLLFMHLVAGIHNEALMLGLMLAGTEFALRGIDAAAPLLPRPLTWPHSREDWQHWYPAAMLLLGTVLITLSSQVKLPSLLALGFVAMALAWRLGGTIKAFFVASVPLGAVSLAVMALIGWASGLGFGWLGTLGTANVVRSWMSPPTLVALGTGQVGILLGLGDHTTAVLALTRAIGVFLIAILVSWLLLAVLRGRLHPVGGLGVALGGTILLFPVVQPWYLLWAVIPLAAWATRPGFRGSTIAITLVVGIFGPTANGDRFTLFQIVMATLASTVIVLILIGLTWRRLPWRASPQTDISPPPARTQSPDAYAESP is encoded by the coding sequence ATGGCAAGCCGCCTGTCGACCTTCAGCTCATCGATCGCCCGGTGGCACGGCGATGAACGGACCGTCGGGTCTCCACTCAACCCCGCCGAGGTCGTCGCACAGCGCCGAACCCGGCTGTTCGGGGCCACCGGAACCGTACTGATGGCGATCGGAGCCCTCGGCGCCGGCGCCCGACCCGTCGTGCAGGACCCGACCTTCGGGGTGCGGCTGCTCAACCTGCCGTCGCGCATCCAGACCGTCTCGCTGACGATGACCACGACCGGCGCGGTGATGATGGCGCTGGCCTGGCTCATGCTCGGGCGCTTCGCGCTCGGACCGCGCCGGATGTCACGCAGCCAGCTCGACCGCACGCTGCTGCTGTGGGCCATCCCCCTGTTGATCGCGCCGCCGATGTACAGCAAGGACGTCTACTCGTATTTGGCCCAGAGCGAGATCGGGTACATCGGCCTGAACCCCTACAAGGTGGGTCCGGCCACCGGCCTCGGCCTTGACCACGTGTTCACACTGTCGGTACCGAGCCTGTGGCGCGAGACACCGGCCCCGTACGGGCCGCTCTTCCTGTGGATCGGCGAGAGCATCTCCGCATTGACCGGCGAGAACATCGTCGCCGCGGTGCTGTGCCACCGCGTCGTCGTGCTGCTCGGTGTCGGGCTCATCGTGTGGGCGACGCCACGGCTGGCCCGGCGCTGCGGCGTCGCCGAGGTCAGCGCGCTGTGGCTGGGCGCCTGTAACCCGCTGCTGTTCATGCACCTGGTCGCCGGGATCCACAACGAGGCGCTGATGCTCGGGCTGATGCTGGCAGGTACGGAATTCGCGCTGCGTGGCATCGACGCGGCGGCTCCGCTGCTTCCCCGGCCGCTGACCTGGCCGCACTCGCGCGAGGACTGGCAACACTGGTACCCCGCGGCGATGCTGCTGCTCGGCACCGTGTTGATCACGCTGTCGTCCCAGGTCAAGTTGCCGTCGCTGCTGGCGCTGGGTTTCGTGGCGATGGCCCTGGCCTGGCGCCTGGGCGGCACGATCAAGGCCTTCTTCGTGGCGAGCGTCCCACTCGGCGCGGTGTCGCTGGCGGTGATGGCGCTGATCGGCTGGGCCAGCGGCCTGGGCTTCGGCTGGCTGGGCACCCTCGGCACCGCCAACGTCGTGCGCAGCTGGATGTCGCCGCCGACCCTGGTGGCCCTGGGCACCGGCCAGGTCGGCATCCTGCTGGGCCTCGGTGATCACACCACCGCGGTGCTGGCCCTGACCCGCGCCATCGGTGTCTTCCTCATCGCGATCCTGGTCAGCTGGCTGCTGCTGGCGGTGCTGCGCGGCCGCCTGCATCCGGTGGGCGGTCTGGGTGTCGCCCTGGGCGGCACGATCCTGCTGTTCCCGGTGGTGCAACCGTGGTACCTGCTGTGGGCGGTGATCCCGTTGGCCGCGTGGGCAACCCGGCCGGGGTTCCGCGGCTCCACGATCGCGATCACCCTGGTCGTCGGTATCTTCGGTCCGACCGCCAACGGCGACCGGTTCACGTTGTTCCAGATCGTGATGGCAACCCTGGCCAGCACCGTGATCGTGTTGATCTTGATCGGCCTGACATGGCGCCGGCTGCCGTGGCGTGCGTCACCTCAGACGGACATAAGCCCACCACCGGCACGCACACAGTCCCCCGACGCCTACGCTGAATCCCCGTGA
- a CDS encoding quinone oxidoreductase family protein, with protein sequence MYAIEVAETGGPEVLSYVERPEPAPGPGEVLIKAEAIGVNFIDTYFRSGQYPRDLPFIVGSEVCGTVAAVGDDVAALAVGDRVVTANATGAYADFCVAPADFVAYVPDGVAPDAIASALLKGMTAHYLIKSTYAVQPNDTVLVHAGAGGVGLILTQWATSIGTRVITTASTPQKAELSRQAGAVEVLDYPEDPAEFGDKIRDLTGGAGVAAVYDGVGASTFDASLASLAVRGTLALFGAASGPVPPVDPQRLNAAGSVFLTRPTLAHHTRTPDEFSWRAGELINAIADGSITITVGGRYPLAEAGQAHTDLQGRKTVGSIVLVP encoded by the coding sequence GTGTATGCCATCGAAGTTGCCGAGACCGGCGGACCCGAAGTCCTGAGCTACGTCGAGCGGCCCGAGCCCGCCCCGGGCCCCGGCGAGGTACTGATCAAGGCCGAGGCCATCGGCGTCAACTTCATCGACACCTACTTCCGGTCCGGGCAGTATCCGCGGGACCTGCCGTTCATCGTCGGGTCGGAGGTCTGCGGCACCGTCGCCGCAGTCGGCGACGACGTGGCGGCACTGGCTGTCGGGGACCGCGTGGTGACCGCCAACGCGACCGGCGCCTACGCCGATTTCTGCGTCGCCCCGGCCGATTTCGTGGCCTATGTGCCCGACGGCGTAGCGCCCGACGCGATCGCGTCGGCGCTCCTGAAGGGTATGACCGCGCACTACCTGATCAAGTCCACCTACGCTGTGCAGCCCAACGACACCGTGCTGGTGCATGCCGGCGCCGGCGGCGTCGGCCTGATCCTCACCCAATGGGCCACAAGCATCGGCACCCGGGTGATCACCACCGCCTCGACACCGCAGAAAGCCGAACTGTCCCGCCAGGCCGGAGCCGTCGAGGTGCTCGACTATCCCGAAGACCCAGCTGAGTTCGGCGACAAGATCCGCGATCTCACCGGCGGCGCGGGTGTGGCCGCCGTCTATGACGGAGTCGGCGCATCGACGTTCGACGCGAGCCTGGCCAGCCTCGCGGTGCGCGGCACGCTGGCCCTGTTCGGTGCGGCCAGCGGACCGGTGCCGCCGGTGGATCCGCAGCGTCTCAACGCCGCCGGCTCGGTGTTCCTGACCCGGCCGACGCTGGCTCACCACACCCGCACGCCCGATGAATTCTCTTGGCGGGCAGGTGAATTGATCAATGCCATCGCAGACGGTTCGATCACCATCACCGTCGGCGGCCGGTACCCGCTGGCCGAGGCCGGCCAGGCCCACACCGACCTGCAGGGCCGCAAGACCGTCGGCTCGATCGTGCTGGTGCCCTAG
- a CDS encoding ATP-grasp domain-containing protein, with the protein MKLARPDVFHPRIVLAGCAALPEGDGDDAGLLMALRNRGLHARWLPWDDPATLDADLVVLRATWDYAERLDEFLAWTRSVRHLINPAQIVQWNTDKRYLDDLHRMGVPVVPTGYFAVGEKVSVPDGEVVVKPAVGAGSAGAQRFVDATEALAHAEALHAGGHAVLVQPYDARISDGETALVFLGGKKSHAFTKGPILPPAGQSPEFEETGTYAQESLSPADPGEEVWRVGHQAVDAVVRLFDFDAEELVYARVDVIGGPEDPRLLELELVEPGLGFRQLRARDRADAERQFAVGVEAALERFGLGPLSHRGF; encoded by the coding sequence GTGAAGCTTGCCCGTCCGGATGTGTTCCATCCCCGCATCGTGTTGGCTGGTTGTGCGGCATTGCCGGAAGGCGACGGTGACGACGCCGGCCTGCTGATGGCGCTGCGCAACCGCGGTCTGCATGCCCGCTGGCTGCCCTGGGACGATCCGGCCACCCTCGATGCCGACCTGGTGGTCTTGCGGGCCACCTGGGACTACGCCGAGCGTCTCGATGAGTTCCTGGCCTGGACCCGGTCGGTGCGCCACCTGATCAACCCCGCGCAGATCGTGCAGTGGAACACCGACAAGCGCTACCTCGACGATCTGCACCGCATGGGTGTTCCCGTGGTGCCGACCGGATACTTCGCGGTCGGAGAGAAGGTCAGCGTGCCCGACGGTGAGGTGGTGGTGAAGCCCGCGGTGGGGGCGGGCTCGGCCGGGGCCCAGCGGTTCGTCGACGCCACGGAGGCGCTGGCTCACGCGGAGGCTCTGCACGCCGGTGGCCACGCGGTACTGGTGCAGCCGTACGACGCGCGGATCTCCGACGGCGAAACCGCGCTGGTGTTCTTGGGCGGCAAGAAATCCCATGCCTTCACCAAGGGGCCGATCCTGCCGCCGGCCGGGCAGTCACCCGAGTTCGAGGAGACTGGCACCTATGCGCAGGAGTCGCTGTCGCCGGCCGATCCCGGCGAAGAAGTCTGGCGGGTCGGCCACCAGGCGGTCGACGCGGTGGTCCGGCTGTTCGATTTCGACGCCGAGGAGCTGGTGTACGCCCGCGTCGATGTGATCGGCGGACCGGAGGACCCCCGCCTGCTCGAGCTGGAACTGGTCGAACCCGGTCTGGGATTCCGCCAGCTCCGTGCGCGCGATCGGGCGGACGCCGAGCGGCAGTTCGCCGTCGGTGTGGAGGCCGCGCTGGAGCGCTTCGGGCTGGGCCCGCTGTCGCACCGGGGTTTCTGA
- the sufD gene encoding Fe-S cluster assembly protein SufD, translating to MGSNLTEAAESVAVNKGELFSSFDVNAFEVPGGRDELWRFTPLKRLRGLHDGSAVANGSAGVTVSERPGVTVETVGRDDKRLGEGGTPTDRVAAQAYSSFETATVVTVKRETEVAEPIEIVIDGPGADTVGYGHLQIRVEELSRAIVVVDLRGSGTYADNVEIIVGDSAGLGLIWIADWADDMVHVSSHHAKLGKDAVLGHVNVTLGGDVVRTSATVRFSGPGGDAKMLGTYFADDGQFFESRLLVDHSQPHCKSDVLYKGALQGDPDSKKPDAHTVWIGDVLIRAEATGTDTFEVNRNLVLTDGARADSVPNLEIETGEIVGAGHASATGRFDDEQLFYLRARGIPEDQARRLVVRGFFNEIIAKIAVPEVRERLTAAIEKELAITESKAN from the coding sequence GTGGGGTCCAATCTGACTGAAGCGGCCGAGAGTGTGGCCGTCAACAAGGGTGAGTTGTTCTCGTCCTTCGATGTGAACGCCTTCGAGGTGCCCGGCGGCCGCGACGAGCTGTGGCGGTTCACCCCGCTCAAGCGGTTGCGCGGCCTGCACGACGGCTCGGCCGTGGCCAATGGCAGCGCCGGAGTCACCGTGAGCGAGCGGCCCGGCGTGACCGTCGAGACCGTCGGCCGCGACGACAAGCGGCTCGGCGAGGGCGGTACGCCCACCGATCGGGTTGCCGCCCAGGCCTACTCGTCGTTCGAGACCGCCACCGTGGTGACCGTCAAGCGGGAAACCGAGGTGGCCGAGCCCATCGAGATCGTGATCGACGGACCCGGTGCGGACACCGTGGGCTACGGACACCTGCAGATCCGCGTCGAGGAACTGTCCCGGGCGATCGTGGTGGTCGACCTGCGCGGCAGCGGAACCTACGCCGACAACGTCGAGATCATCGTCGGCGATTCGGCCGGCCTCGGATTGATCTGGATCGCCGACTGGGCCGACGACATGGTGCATGTCAGCTCCCACCACGCCAAGCTCGGCAAGGACGCGGTGCTCGGCCACGTCAACGTCACCCTCGGTGGCGATGTGGTCCGTACCTCGGCCACCGTGCGGTTCAGCGGCCCCGGCGGCGACGCCAAGATGCTCGGCACCTACTTCGCCGACGACGGCCAGTTCTTCGAGTCACGGTTGCTGGTCGACCATTCCCAGCCGCACTGTAAGTCCGACGTCCTCTACAAGGGCGCGTTGCAGGGTGATCCGGACTCCAAGAAGCCCGACGCGCACACGGTGTGGATCGGCGACGTGTTGATCCGGGCAGAAGCCACCGGTACCGACACGTTCGAGGTGAACCGCAATCTGGTGCTCACCGACGGGGCCCGCGCCGATTCGGTGCCCAACCTCGAAATCGAGACCGGCGAGATCGTCGGCGCCGGGCACGCCAGTGCCACCGGGCGTTTCGATGACGAGCAGTTGTTCTACCTGCGCGCCCGCGGTATTCCCGAGGATCAGGCCCGCCGCCTGGTCGTGCGCGGATTCTTCAACGAGATCATCGCCAAGATCGCTGTCCCCGAGGTGCGCGAGCGTTTGACCGCCGCCATCGAAAAAGAACTTGCCATTACCGAATCGAAAGCTAACTAG
- a CDS encoding COX15/CtaA family protein — protein sequence MPVGTVFQRLVDLLPMPSLRVQRLIAFLVILTQGGISVTGAIVRVTASGLGCPTWPQCFPGSFTPVPHAEVAVVHQVVEFGNRMITFLVVLTAIAAVLAVTRARRRREVLIYAWLMPASTVVQAIIGGITVRTGLLWWTVAIHLLASMAMVWLSVLLFVKIGQPDEGAPTATVPKPLRQLTVLSAVILAAVLVTGTLVTGAGPHAGDKSLDRVVPRLQVEITTLVHMHSSLLVAYLSLIVALGFGLTAVRAGRPVMVRLAVLVALVCAQGLVGVVQFYTGVPAVLVAVHVAGAAACTAATAALWASMRERVQAGA from the coding sequence GTGCCCGTCGGAACAGTTTTCCAGCGACTGGTCGATCTGCTGCCCATGCCCAGCCTGCGGGTCCAGCGCCTCATCGCGTTCCTGGTGATCCTCACCCAGGGCGGCATCTCGGTCACCGGGGCGATCGTCCGGGTCACCGCCTCCGGTCTGGGCTGCCCCACGTGGCCCCAGTGTTTCCCCGGCAGCTTCACACCCGTCCCACACGCCGAAGTCGCCGTCGTGCACCAGGTGGTCGAGTTCGGCAACCGGATGATCACCTTCCTCGTGGTGCTGACCGCCATCGCCGCCGTCCTGGCCGTGACCCGGGCGCGACGCCGCCGCGAGGTGCTGATCTACGCCTGGCTGATGCCGGCCTCCACCGTGGTCCAGGCCATCATCGGCGGCATCACGGTGCGGACCGGGTTGCTGTGGTGGACCGTGGCCATCCACCTGCTGGCCTCCATGGCGATGGTGTGGCTCTCGGTTCTGCTGTTCGTCAAGATCGGCCAGCCCGACGAGGGCGCGCCGACGGCGACCGTGCCGAAACCGTTGCGGCAGTTGACCGTCCTGAGCGCCGTCATCCTGGCCGCGGTCCTGGTGACGGGCACGCTGGTGACCGGCGCCGGCCCGCATGCCGGGGACAAGAGCCTCGATCGCGTGGTACCGCGGCTACAGGTCGAGATCACCACGCTCGTGCACATGCACTCGTCGCTGCTGGTCGCCTACCTGTCGCTCATCGTTGCGCTGGGGTTCGGCCTGACCGCGGTACGTGCCGGCCGCCCCGTCATGGTCCGGCTCGCCGTTCTGGTGGCACTGGTGTGCGCGCAAGGGCTCGTCGGGGTCGTGCAGTTCTACACCGGGGTGCCGGCGGTACTGGTCGCCGTGCACGTCGCCGGTGCGGCCGCCTGTACCGCGGCGACCGCAGCGCTGTGGGCATCGATGCGTGAACGGGTCCAGGCCGGGGCCTAG
- a CDS encoding helix-turn-helix transcriptional regulator has translation MRRTAPGSVSSPASVSVPKPVADVVPASDGHTRRAIIHLLLEGPITAGQIGERLGISAAGVRRHLDALIDAGDAQASAAAAWQHNGRGRPAKRYRLTAAGRAKLGHTYDDLAVAAIRQLREIGGKDAVRTFARRRMDTILAGVTEGSGGVCDTAERVADALSRAGYATTTTPVDGPIHGVQICQHHCPVSHVAEEFPEFCETENEAFAEILGTHVQRLATIVNGDCACTTHVPLDADGIEHKVNTDSTEKVRSTARARTTATIKQGAAK, from the coding sequence ATGCGTCGGACGGCTCCGGGCTCTGTGTCGAGCCCTGCTTCGGTGAGTGTGCCGAAGCCGGTTGCCGACGTGGTGCCGGCCTCTGACGGGCACACCCGGCGCGCGATCATCCACCTGTTGCTCGAAGGGCCCATCACGGCCGGGCAGATCGGCGAACGCCTCGGCATTTCGGCCGCCGGCGTGCGTCGTCACCTCGATGCCCTGATCGACGCTGGTGATGCTCAGGCCAGTGCCGCTGCCGCGTGGCAGCACAACGGCCGGGGTCGGCCGGCCAAGCGCTACCGGTTGACGGCGGCGGGGCGGGCCAAGCTCGGCCACACCTATGACGATCTGGCGGTTGCCGCGATTCGGCAGTTGCGTGAGATCGGCGGCAAGGACGCCGTGCGGACTTTCGCGCGCCGCCGGATGGACACCATCCTGGCCGGGGTCACCGAGGGGTCCGGCGGGGTCTGCGACACCGCCGAGCGGGTCGCCGACGCGTTGAGCAGGGCCGGGTATGCCACCACCACGACGCCGGTGGACGGCCCGATTCACGGGGTGCAGATCTGCCAGCATCACTGCCCGGTATCGCATGTCGCCGAAGAGTTTCCGGAGTTCTGCGAGACGGAGAACGAGGCGTTCGCCGAGATCCTTGGCACCCACGTACAACGGCTGGCCACCATCGTCAACGGTGACTGCGCCTGCACCACTCACGTCCCACTCGATGCCGACGGCATCGAACACAAAGTGAACACAGACAGCACAGAGAAGGTTCGGAGCACAGCCCGCGCCCGGACGACCGCAACGATCAAACAAGGAGCGGCGAAATGA
- the sufB gene encoding Fe-S cluster assembly protein SufB, translating to MTITPETPLTQEETIASLGKYGYGWSDSDVAGASAQRGLSEAVVRDISAKKNEPEWMLETRLRALRTFDKKPMPHWGSNLEGIDFDNIKYFVRSTEKQAASWEELPEDIRNTYDRLGIPEAEKQRLVAGVAAQYESEVVYHQIREDLEALGVIFLDTDSGLREHPEIFQKYFGTVIPAGDNKFSALNTAVWSGGSFIYVPPGVHVDIPLQAYFRINTENMGQFERTLIIADEGSYVHYVEGCTAPIYKSDSLHSAVVEIVVKPGARVRYTTIQNWSNNVYNLVTKRARAEAGATMEWIDGNIGSKVTMKYPAVWMTGEHAKGEVLSVAFAGEGQHQDTGAKMLHLAPHTSSNIVSKSVARGGGRASYRGLVQVNKGAHGSRSSVKCDALLVDTISRSDTYPYVDIREDDVTMGHEATVSKVSEDQLFYLMSRGLTEDEAMAMVVRGFVEPIAKELPMEYALELNRLIELQMEGAVG from the coding sequence ATGACCATCACGCCCGAAACGCCATTGACCCAGGAAGAGACCATCGCGTCACTGGGCAAATACGGCTACGGCTGGTCGGACTCGGACGTCGCAGGCGCAAGTGCGCAGCGCGGCCTGTCTGAAGCCGTCGTGCGTGACATCTCGGCCAAGAAGAACGAGCCGGAATGGATGCTGGAGACCCGCCTGCGGGCGCTGCGCACCTTCGACAAGAAGCCCATGCCGCACTGGGGCTCCAACCTCGAGGGCATCGACTTCGACAACATCAAGTACTTCGTGCGCTCCACCGAGAAGCAGGCGGCTTCCTGGGAGGAACTGCCCGAGGACATTCGCAATACCTATGACCGCCTCGGCATTCCGGAAGCCGAGAAGCAGCGCCTGGTTGCCGGTGTGGCCGCACAGTACGAGTCCGAGGTGGTGTACCACCAGATCCGCGAGGACCTCGAGGCGCTCGGCGTGATCTTCCTCGACACCGACTCGGGCCTGCGTGAGCACCCGGAGATCTTCCAGAAGTACTTCGGCACGGTGATCCCGGCCGGCGACAACAAGTTCTCCGCGCTGAACACCGCGGTGTGGTCGGGTGGTTCGTTCATCTACGTGCCCCCGGGCGTGCACGTCGACATCCCGCTGCAGGCGTACTTCCGGATCAACACCGAGAACATGGGCCAGTTCGAGCGGACGCTGATCATCGCCGACGAGGGCTCCTACGTGCACTACGTCGAGGGTTGTACCGCGCCGATCTACAAGTCCGACTCGCTGCACTCCGCAGTCGTCGAGATCGTCGTCAAGCCCGGTGCACGGGTGCGCTACACCACGATCCAGAACTGGTCGAACAACGTCTACAACCTGGTCACCAAGCGGGCGCGGGCCGAGGCCGGCGCCACCATGGAGTGGATCGACGGCAACATCGGTTCCAAGGTCACCATGAAGTACCCCGCGGTCTGGATGACCGGTGAGCACGCCAAGGGCGAGGTGCTCTCGGTGGCGTTCGCCGGTGAGGGCCAGCACCAGGACACCGGCGCCAAGATGCTGCACCTGGCGCCGCACACGTCGTCCAACATCGTGTCCAAGTCGGTGGCCCGCGGCGGCGGCCGCGCGTCTTACCGCGGCCTGGTCCAGGTCAACAAGGGTGCGCACGGCAGCCGCTCGAGCGTGAAATGCGATGCGCTGCTGGTCGATACGATCAGCCGCAGCGATACCTACCCCTACGTCGACATCCGCGAGGACGACGTCACGATGGGGCACGAGGCCACGGTGTCCAAGGTCAGCGAGGATCAGCTCTTCTACCTGATGAGCCGTGGCCTGACCGAGGACGAGGCGATGGCGATGGTGGTGCGCGGCTTCGTCGAGCCCATCGCCAAGGAACTGCCCATGGAATACGCGCTCGAGCTCAACCGGCTCATCGAGCTGCAGATGGAAGGCGCGGTCGGTTAA
- a CDS encoding ABC transporter ATP-binding protein gives MTSRSDHPVLLRGVSKRYGATTAVSNLDLEVQRAEVLALLGPNGAGKTTTVEMCEGFIRPDDGRVEILGLDPIADNAQLRERIGVMLQGGGGYPAAKAGEMLDLVASYAADPLDPAWLMDTLGLTESARTTYRRLSGGQQQRLALACAVVGRPELVFLDEPTAGMDAHARIVVWELIDALRRDGVTVVLTTHHLAEAEELADRIVIIDHGVAVATGTPAELTHSGAENQLRFSAPRKLDLTLLAAALPENYKATETAPGEYLVEGHIDPQVLATVTAWCARLNVLATGMRVEQRSLEDVFLDLTGRELRS, from the coding sequence GTGACCTCGCGTTCTGATCATCCAGTGCTGCTCCGCGGCGTCAGCAAGCGCTACGGCGCGACGACGGCGGTGTCCAACCTGGACCTCGAGGTGCAGCGCGCCGAAGTGCTGGCGCTGCTCGGCCCGAACGGCGCGGGCAAAACCACCACTGTCGAGATGTGCGAGGGATTCATCCGCCCCGACGACGGTCGGGTCGAGATCCTCGGCCTGGACCCCATCGCGGACAACGCCCAGCTGCGCGAGCGGATCGGCGTGATGCTGCAGGGCGGCGGCGGATACCCGGCGGCGAAGGCCGGCGAGATGCTCGACCTGGTGGCCTCATACGCCGCCGATCCCCTCGACCCGGCCTGGCTGATGGACACGCTGGGCCTGACCGAATCCGCCCGGACCACCTACCGGCGCCTGTCGGGCGGCCAGCAACAGCGCCTGGCGCTGGCCTGCGCGGTGGTCGGCCGGCCCGAGCTGGTGTTCCTCGACGAGCCCACCGCCGGGATGGACGCCCACGCCCGAATTGTGGTGTGGGAGTTGATCGATGCATTGCGCCGCGACGGCGTGACGGTGGTGCTGACCACCCACCACCTCGCCGAGGCCGAGGAGCTCGCCGACCGGATCGTGATCATCGATCACGGCGTGGCGGTCGCCACCGGCACCCCGGCCGAGCTCACGCACAGCGGCGCGGAGAACCAGCTGCGGTTCAGCGCGCCGCGCAAGCTCGACCTGACCCTGCTGGCCGCCGCCCTGCCGGAGAACTACAAGGCCACCGAGACGGCCCCCGGCGAGTACCTGGTCGAGGGACACATCGACCCGCAGGTGCTGGCCACCGTGACGGCCTGGTGCGCCCGGCTCAACGTGCTGGCCACCGGCATGCGGGTGGAGCAGCGCAGCCTCGAAGATGTATTCCTCGACCTCACAGGACGGGAGCTGCGGTCATGA
- a CDS encoding ABC transporter permease — protein MTSAPNRFAPGTFSPDPRPAKVPAMLAAQFKLELKLLLRNGEQLLLTMFIPITLLVGMTLLPLGSFGDDRAGTFTPAIMALALISTAFTGQAIAVAFDRRYGALKRLGATALPVWGIIAGKSLAVVTVVFLQAILLGAIGFALGWRPSVIGLALGAVIIALGTATFAALGLLLGGTLKAEIVLALANLLWFVFAGLGALTLEGGPVPSALRWAARLTPSGALTESLTQAMTMSVDWFGVAVLVVWGVIAAVCALRWFRFT, from the coding sequence ATGACGAGCGCTCCGAACCGGTTCGCCCCGGGCACCTTCTCCCCGGATCCCCGCCCGGCCAAGGTGCCGGCCATGCTGGCCGCCCAATTCAAGCTGGAACTGAAGTTGCTGCTGCGCAACGGCGAACAGCTGCTGCTGACCATGTTCATCCCGATCACGCTGCTGGTCGGGATGACGCTGCTGCCGCTGGGCTCGTTCGGCGACGACCGGGCGGGAACCTTCACCCCCGCCATCATGGCCCTTGCCCTGATCTCCACGGCGTTCACCGGGCAGGCCATAGCGGTGGCGTTCGACCGCCGCTACGGCGCCCTGAAACGCCTCGGCGCCACCGCGCTCCCGGTGTGGGGGATCATCGCAGGCAAGTCTCTGGCAGTGGTGACCGTGGTGTTCTTGCAGGCAATCCTGTTGGGTGCCATCGGTTTTGCACTGGGTTGGCGACCTTCGGTGATCGGGTTGGCGCTCGGCGCGGTGATCATCGCGCTCGGCACTGCCACATTCGCCGCGTTGGGACTGCTGCTCGGCGGGACGCTCAAGGCCGAGATCGTGCTGGCCCTGGCGAACCTCCTGTGGTTCGTGTTCGCCGGCCTCGGCGCACTCACCCTGGAAGGCGGCCCGGTGCCGTCGGCGCTGCGCTGGGCCGCCCGGCTGACCCCGTCGGGAGCTCTCACCGAATCCCTGACCCAGGCCATGACGATGTCAGTGGACTGGTTCGGTGTGGCCGTGCTGGTGGTGTGGGGTGTCATCGCGGCAGTCTGCGCGCTGCGCTGGTTCCGCTTCACCTGA
- a CDS encoding SDR family NAD(P)-dependent oxidoreductase, with product MDTFEGRGAVVTGGASGIGLATARQFAMRGARIVLADYDETALGRAVAQLRSEGYDAHGVPCDVRELDQVTHLADEAFRLLGAVHVVFNNAGVAVDGPVAQMTHDDWHFILDVDLWGPVHGVEAFLPRLIEQGQGGHVLFTASFAGLVPNVGLGAYCVAKYGVVALAEVLAREVGDNGIGVSVLCPMMVGTNLLATSARARGQVVEDQLITGNDVLDVDEVARLTAEAVLADRLYVLPHEASRTSIRRRFDRIDATFDAQTAAGWTH from the coding sequence GTGGACACCTTTGAAGGGCGGGGCGCCGTGGTCACCGGCGGGGCCAGCGGCATCGGCTTGGCGACAGCGCGGCAGTTCGCCATGCGTGGCGCCCGTATTGTGCTGGCCGACTACGACGAAACGGCGCTCGGTCGCGCTGTCGCGCAATTGCGATCAGAGGGGTACGACGCCCACGGCGTGCCGTGCGATGTCCGCGAACTGGACCAGGTCACCCACCTCGCCGACGAGGCCTTCCGGTTGCTCGGCGCCGTGCACGTGGTGTTCAACAACGCCGGCGTGGCCGTCGACGGGCCGGTTGCACAGATGACCCATGACGACTGGCATTTCATTCTCGATGTCGACCTGTGGGGACCGGTTCACGGTGTCGAGGCGTTCTTGCCCCGGCTGATCGAGCAGGGCCAGGGCGGGCACGTGTTGTTCACCGCGTCCTTCGCCGGGTTGGTCCCCAACGTCGGGCTCGGCGCGTACTGCGTGGCCAAATACGGTGTGGTCGCGCTGGCCGAGGTGCTGGCCCGTGAGGTCGGCGACAACGGGATCGGGGTTTCGGTGCTGTGCCCGATGATGGTGGGCACCAACCTCCTTGCCACGTCGGCGCGGGCACGCGGCCAGGTGGTCGAGGACCAACTCATCACCGGCAACGACGTACTCGACGTCGACGAGGTCGCCCGGCTCACGGCCGAGGCGGTCCTCGCCGATCGCCTGTATGTGTTGCCGCACGAGGCGTCACGAACTTCGATTCGCCGTAGGTTCGATCGGATCGACGCGACGTTCGACGCGCAGACCGCGGCCGGGTGGACGCACTGA